In a single window of the Canis lupus dingo isolate Sandy chromosome 18, ASM325472v2, whole genome shotgun sequence genome:
- the MUS81 gene encoding crossover junction endonuclease MUS81 isoform X3, with protein sequence MAASVRLGRKRPLPVCPNPLFVRWLTEWRDEAASRGRRTQFVFQKALRSLRRYPLPLRSGKEAKILQHFGDRLCRMLDQRLQQHKASGGDHARSSPSGEKSSTPEGPPARVRDSSVPIPAQPKAGGSGSYWPARHSGARAVLLLLYRERLNPSGRSFLTKEELLQRCAQKAPRVALGSTRPWPALRSLLHRNLVLRTHQPARILGTALQRGGRSLSEMCLLQTRKHSWAGPKEADLRSKSTACRWRWGWKPLDLFVQGRQGWYSLTPEGLELAQKLAESEGLSLLDVGFRPEEPPGKEPEVPGAASAELGASEGSVQQLPLELGPGEYRVLLCVDVGEAKGAGHRPKLLLELQRLHVTHVVRKLHVGDFVWVAQETRPRDPARPGELVLDHIVERKRLDDLCSSIIDGRFREQKFRLKRCGLGHRVYLVEEHGSAHHLSLPESTLLQAVTNTQVIDGFFVKRTADIKESAAYLALLTLGLQRLYQAQCVQEVFARQLMQVRGVSGEKAAAIVGQYSTPASLLAAYDACVTPKEQEMLLSTIKCGRLQRNLGPALSRIFSQLYCCYSPLT encoded by the exons ATGGCAGCGTCGGTCCGCCTGGGCCGGAAACGCCCGCTGCCCGTTTGCCCCAACCCGCTCTTCGTTCGCTGGCTAACCGAATGGCGGGACGAGGCAGCCAGTAGGGGGCGCCGCACGCAATTCGTATTTCAGAAG GCGCTGCGCTCCCTCCGGCGGTACCCACTGCCCCTGCGCAGCGGCAAGGAAGCTAAGATCTTGCAGCACTTCGGAGACAGGCTGTGCCGTATGCTGGACCAGCGGCTGCAGCAGCACAAAGCATCGGGGG GTGACCATGCCCGGAGTTCACCTTCTGGAGAGAAGAGTTCAACCCCAGAAGGGCCACCTGCGAGAGTGCGAGACTCTTCCGTGCCA attccagcCCAGCCCAAAGCAGGAGGCTCTGGCAGCTACTGGCCAGCTCGGCACTCAGGAGCACGAGCAGTACTGCTGCTGCTTTACAGGGAACGCTTG AATCCTAGTGGCCGTAGTTTCCTAACGAAGGAGGAGCTGCTGCAGAGATGTGCTCAGAAAGCTCCCAGG GTGGCTCTTGGGAGTACTCGACCCTGGCCAGCCCTCCGCTCCCTCCTCCACAGGAACCTGGTTCTCAGGACACACCAGCCAGCCAG AATTTTAGGAACAGCActccagagaggaggaagaagtttGTCTGAAATGTGCTTGTTGCAGACTAGGAAACATTCCTGGGCAGGTCCAAAAGAAGCTGATCTGAGGAGCAAGAGCACAGCCTGtcggtggaggtgggggtggaagcCACTGGACTTGTTTGTGCAGGGTCGCCAAGGCTG GTACTCGCTGACTCCGGAGGGTCTGGAGCTGGCCCAGAAGCTGGCTGAGTCAGAGGGCCTGAGCTTACTGGATGTGGGCTTCAGGCCAGAGGAGCCCCCTGGGAAGGAGCCAGAAGTGCCAGGAGCGGCCTCTGCTGAGCt TGGTGCTAGTGAAGGGAGTGTCCAGCAGCTGCCACTGGAGCTTGGGCCTGGAGAGTACAGGGTGCTGTTGTGTGTGGACGTTGGCGAAGCCAAGGG GGCAGGGCACAGGCCAAAATTGCTCCTGGAGCTACAGCGGCTGCACGTGACCCATGTAGTGCGCAAGTTGCACGTCGGGGACTTcgtgtgggtggctcaggagaCCAGGCCCAGAGACCCAG CAAGACCTGGGGAGCTCGTCCTGGACCACATCGTGGAGCGCAAGCGGCTAGATGATCTATGTAGCAGCATCATAGATGGCCGCTTCCGAGAGCAGAAG TTCCGGCTGAAGCGCTGTGGTCTGGGGCACAGAGTATACCTGGTGGAGGAGCATGGCTCTGCACACCACCTTAGCCTTCCTGAGAGCACGCTGCTGCAGGCTGTCACCAACACTCAG GTCATCGATGGCTTCTTTGTGAAGCGCACAGCAGACATCAAGGAGTCAGCTGCCTACCTGGCCCTCTTGACACTGGGCTTGCAGAGGCTCTACCAG GCCCAGTGTGTGCAGGAGGTGTTCGCCAGGCAGCTGATGCAGGTGCGGGGAGTGAGTGGGGAGAAGGCAGCAGCCATAGTGGGCCAGTACAGCACCCCTGCCAG cctcctggccGCCTATGACGCCTGTGTCACCCCCAAGGAACAGGAGATGCTGCTGAGCACCATCAAGTGTGGTCGACTGCAAAG GAATCTGGGGCCTGCTCTGAGCAGAATCTTTTCCCAGCTCTACTGCTGCTACAGCCCTCTGACCTGA
- the MUS81 gene encoding crossover junction endonuclease MUS81 isoform X8, which translates to MAASVRLGRKRPLPVCPNPLFVRWLTEWRDEAASRGRRTQFVFQKALRSLRRYPLPLRSGKEAKILQHFGDRLCRMLDQRLQQHKASGGDHARSSPSGEKSSTPEGPPARVRDSSVPIPAQPKAGGSGSYWPARHSGARAVLLLLYRERLNPSGRSFLTKEELLQRCAQKAPRVALGSTRPWPALRSLLHRNLVLRTHQPARILGTALQRGGRSLSEMCLLQTRKHSWAGPKEADLRSKSTACRWRWGWKPLDLFVQGRQGWYSLTPEGLELAQKLAESEGLSLLDVGFRPEEPPGKEPEVPGAASAELGASEGSVQQLPLELGPGEYRVLLCVDVGEAKGAGHRPKLLLELQRLHVTHVVRKLHVGDFVWVAQETRPRDPARPGELVLDHIVERKRLDDLCSSIIDGRFREQKFRLKRCGLGHRVYLVEEHGSAHHLSLPESTLLQAVTNTQVIDGFFVKRTADIKESAAYLALLTLGLQRLYQ; encoded by the exons ATGGCAGCGTCGGTCCGCCTGGGCCGGAAACGCCCGCTGCCCGTTTGCCCCAACCCGCTCTTCGTTCGCTGGCTAACCGAATGGCGGGACGAGGCAGCCAGTAGGGGGCGCCGCACGCAATTCGTATTTCAGAAG GCGCTGCGCTCCCTCCGGCGGTACCCACTGCCCCTGCGCAGCGGCAAGGAAGCTAAGATCTTGCAGCACTTCGGAGACAGGCTGTGCCGTATGCTGGACCAGCGGCTGCAGCAGCACAAAGCATCGGGGG GTGACCATGCCCGGAGTTCACCTTCTGGAGAGAAGAGTTCAACCCCAGAAGGGCCACCTGCGAGAGTGCGAGACTCTTCCGTGCCA attccagcCCAGCCCAAAGCAGGAGGCTCTGGCAGCTACTGGCCAGCTCGGCACTCAGGAGCACGAGCAGTACTGCTGCTGCTTTACAGGGAACGCTTG AATCCTAGTGGCCGTAGTTTCCTAACGAAGGAGGAGCTGCTGCAGAGATGTGCTCAGAAAGCTCCCAGG GTGGCTCTTGGGAGTACTCGACCCTGGCCAGCCCTCCGCTCCCTCCTCCACAGGAACCTGGTTCTCAGGACACACCAGCCAGCCAG AATTTTAGGAACAGCActccagagaggaggaagaagtttGTCTGAAATGTGCTTGTTGCAGACTAGGAAACATTCCTGGGCAGGTCCAAAAGAAGCTGATCTGAGGAGCAAGAGCACAGCCTGtcggtggaggtgggggtggaagcCACTGGACTTGTTTGTGCAGGGTCGCCAAGGCTG GTACTCGCTGACTCCGGAGGGTCTGGAGCTGGCCCAGAAGCTGGCTGAGTCAGAGGGCCTGAGCTTACTGGATGTGGGCTTCAGGCCAGAGGAGCCCCCTGGGAAGGAGCCAGAAGTGCCAGGAGCGGCCTCTGCTGAGCt TGGTGCTAGTGAAGGGAGTGTCCAGCAGCTGCCACTGGAGCTTGGGCCTGGAGAGTACAGGGTGCTGTTGTGTGTGGACGTTGGCGAAGCCAAGGG GGCAGGGCACAGGCCAAAATTGCTCCTGGAGCTACAGCGGCTGCACGTGACCCATGTAGTGCGCAAGTTGCACGTCGGGGACTTcgtgtgggtggctcaggagaCCAGGCCCAGAGACCCAG CAAGACCTGGGGAGCTCGTCCTGGACCACATCGTGGAGCGCAAGCGGCTAGATGATCTATGTAGCAGCATCATAGATGGCCGCTTCCGAGAGCAGAAG TTCCGGCTGAAGCGCTGTGGTCTGGGGCACAGAGTATACCTGGTGGAGGAGCATGGCTCTGCACACCACCTTAGCCTTCCTGAGAGCACGCTGCTGCAGGCTGTCACCAACACTCAG GTCATCGATGGCTTCTTTGTGAAGCGCACAGCAGACATCAAGGAGTCAGCTGCCTACCTGGCCCTCTTGACACTGGGCTTGCAGAGGCTCTACCAG TGA